From the Thomasclavelia ramosa DSM 1402 genome, the window ATTTTATTAAGAGAACGGAACCGTAAAGAAAACCTTACCAACTACATCTTCTTTGAAATCAAAATAACCCAAACGCCGCGAATCAAGACTATTATTACGATTATCGCCCATAACAAAAACTTTACCTTCAGGAATATTGATCGACATATCCTCATTATTAGCCATAACCCCATTGACATAGTTTTCATCAAGTTTTTTGCCATTTAGATATACTATATTATCTTTAATTTCAACATGATCTCCACCAATAGCTATAACTCGTTTGATAATATGCTTCTCTTTTTGATTTGCATCTTTATAATCAACAATTACGATATCATTTCGCTGAGGACTACTATTTTTATACAATACCTTGTCTACCAAAACAATGTTTCCCTCTTTAAATGTAGGGACCATTGAAGTCATTTGAACTCTTGATATTTGAATAAAATACAATACTCCATATGTAATCACTAAAGTGAGCACAATTACTTTTAAATATTCTAATAAAATACTTTTTTTACTTTGTGTAGCCTCTTTCATTTTTATCACCTATGAACATCATAACATTTATTACTGTTCATTTAAATGACTACGTAATTTTGCAATAATTTTCTTTTCTAATCTTGATACTTGAACTTGGGAAATATTTAAACGCTGAGCGACTCGCTCTTGATTAAAATCAAGCTGATAACGCATATAAAGAATTAACTTCTCTTTTTCATCAAGTTTATCAATTTCCATCTCTAATGCAATTTTTTCAAACCACATCTTATTATGTTTATTTTCAATTCGTTCCTCCATTGAAATAGAAGAACCGTCCTTTTCATAAATTGGTTCACTTAATGAGGTTGGATAATAAGATGAGTCAATTGCCTCAACAACATCTTGAACATCAACATCTAAATAAGCTGCAATTTGTTCAACTGTTGGATCTTGACCGGTTTGATTAGTTAGTAATTCACGAGCTTTATTTATTTTTAAATTAAGTTCTTTTAAAGAGCGACTCACTTTAATTGTCCCATCATCTCTAAAATAACGTTTGATTTCACCCATGATGATTGGTACTGCATATGTAGAGAATTGTACCCCATAGTTAGTATCAAAGTTATTAACAGCTTTCATCAAACCAATACATCCAATTTGAAAAAGATCTTCTTTATCATAATAATTATTTTTGAAACGATGGACTATTGACCAAACTAGTCCAAGATTTTGACTGACAACTAATTCTTTAGCACGATCATCCCCGCGATGTGCTTGTTCAATCAGTTCAATAGTATTACTTTTAGCCAAGGTTAGAGTCTTTCAATTGTTTCTTAATAGTTAGTTTAGTTCCTAAATCCGGTGTTGAATGTATTTCTAAATTATCGCAAAGGGCTTCTATAATGGTTAACCCCATCCCCGCATGTTCTAATTCTTTTAATGAGGTATACATAGGTATTTTTGCTTCATCAATATCTTCAATTCCTTTTCCATAATCTTGGATAATGATTTTAATTTGACGATTGTCTTCTATTGTTACTTTAATAATTACCTTACATTCAGGATTATTTTGATAACCATGGATAATGGCATTACTAACCCCTTCACTAATGATTGTTTTTATTTCAACTAATTCATCGATTGTAGGATTTAATGAGGTAATAAATGATGCAACGCTAGTTCGCGCAAAGGGCTCATTTTCAATTCTAGCGTTAAAACTTAACTCCATCTGGTTCATTATCCTTTTACCTCCTCTACATATTCCATCAAATCAAACATTCCTGATAATTCAAAAACTTTATAAGATGTTTTTGATAAATTTGCTAAATATAATTGGCGATCATCTAATTTCAATTGATTATAACGTCCTAAAACTAATCCAATGCCTGAACTATCAATAAAATTAGTATGTAAAAAATCAAAATAGACAGGTCCATTGCCCTTATCTAAAATACTATTTAGTAAGCTGCGATATTTAACAACATTACTGCAGCTAAGTTCGCCATAAAAATAGACGATAACTTTATCATCTAATATCTTGTATTCAATCTTATTTTCCATTATTTCATCTCCTCGTTTGTATCTTACATCTTTTAAAATAATGATGAAATGGTTTCGACAAAACTAGAAGAAAGCATACAAAAAAAGTAGTCATAAACAAATTTCATAACTACTAGATGTATTTTTATCAAACTTGGACATATTAATTAGGGAGGCGATAAAATTGATGAAAAAATTACTAATAACCCTACTGGTAGTATGCTTACTACCAATCTCTAGAGTTCAAGCATTGGACAATGATGTTACTCCTAATGCAAAGTCTGCAATCTTGATTGAGGCAAATTCACGGCAAATTCTCTACGATAAAAATGCTGAAGAAAAGCTTTATCCTGCTTCAACAACTAAGATCATGACAATGATTTTAATGTTTGAGGCCCTACGAAATAAAAAAATATCATTTGATGATGAAATTACTACTTCAAAATATGCAGCTAGTATGGGCGGAAGTCAAGTTTACTTGGAAGTTGGTGAAAGTTTATCTTTAAAAGATATGTTTAAATCAATTGCTATCGCTAGTGCTAATGATGCTAGTGTGGCAGTAGCTGAACATATTGCTGGAAGTATTAATAAGTTTGTAGAGATGATGAATGATAAGGCTAAAAAATTAGGTTTAAAGAATACTCATTTTAAAAATGCAACCGGTCTACATGATCCCGATCACTACACTTGTGCTCATGATTTAGCAATAATGGCTGCCTATCTAATTGAAATCGGCGGTGAAGACTTATTTGCTGTAACGTCATTGTATGATAGTTATATTCGTGAAGATACGAAACAAAGCTTTTGGCTAGTCAATACTAATAAATTGTTAAAGTTATATAATGGTGTTGATGGTCTAAAAACTGGATATACAAAAGAAGCTGGTTATTGCTTAGTTACCACTGCACAGCGTGATGGTCAAAGAATTATTGGTGTCCTAATGAAAGAAACAGCTCCAAAAACAAGAAATGAAGAAATGTGTAGTTTACTGGATTATGGTTTTAATAATTATAAGCAAGTTACCATTTTTAAAAAAGATACTTTAATTGAACAGCATCTAGTTGATAAAATGGATAACCTGACTATTGATGTCAAATGTAAGAAAGATATAGTATATACTAAAGCAAAAAGCGCTGATGCTAAAGTTTCTACTAAAGTAAACTATAAAGAAAATTTCTTACCGGTTAAACAAGGTGATGTTATTGGCACATTAGATGTCATTGTTGATGGCAAAACAATTGCTACCTATGATGTTTATAGTGACACTAATGCTTCTAAATCAACATATCTATCAAAAACAATTAAAACATTAAAATATTTATTTTAAAACGGATTAAAATCCGTTTTTTATATACACAAAAACAGGCCTTAGCCCATTTCTTAAAAATCTCTTAATTTATCTAAACCGTGATATGCTTTAGGAATTTTTAATACTGTACAATATTTTTCATCTATACAAATTTCATCATCATCCATATAAGCAATAAAACTACGTTTAACAATTTCCCCGTTAATAACATAATAATTAAAAAATGATTTAACTTTTTTTATTTTTCTAATGTAATAATCACTATATGTATATTCATCGAAATTTCTTAATGATCTAAAAAAACTTGTTTTTTGACGATAAATCAATTTACCTGCTTTTTCTTTGATAAAAGACTGACTTATTTTATTAATTTGATACAACATCATTATAACTACAATAATTATAAATATAAATATTCCTCTTATTTTTATTGACGCAATTACCAAGATGCTTAAGCCAAACAATTCTGGAATAATGAAATACCGAAGATACTTTATTATTGAAAATTTGTATAATAAATCTAATTTAGACATATCACTCCAATTATCCATATTCTTTACCAATGACATTGTTATCACTCCTTATTTTTATTCCATTATATCTTTATCAAAGAGGATTAAAAGTCACTTTTAGTAAAGTTGATATTAAGTTTTTATATGATTTATAATTTAATTATTTTAGTATTATACTTATAAATATATCCATAAGTTCAATAATAAAATAATATTCCCCACTATTTTGATCCCTCCTTTCGTAAACAATGTTTTATTTACATTGTCTACTTTAGAGGGATCATATCATTTTTTAGTGGGGAATTTCATATAATAGCTATTTATTTAAACTATGTATTTTTCTTAAAATAATTAACAATAGTAAGGCACTAATTCCTGCCAATGCTATCAAAGTATTTAAATCTACGTTATCACCGGTTGGGGTTCCCTTATCTACAGGTTTAACAGGTAGGGCGGTTTTAGCGTTGACCGTTAAAGTACCAGTAACAATTTCTAAATTATAATTATTGGCCCCTTCGACTTTACCATTGATTACATATTTTCCTGCTTTTTCACCTGGTTCTCTAGTTAACTCAACAGTAAATATATCTCCATTAACCAATCCTATAATATTATAAGTAAATTCTGGATCAATTTCTCCTTCAACCTTCATTTTATCATCGATTATTAGCTGCACTTTTTTACTAGCTATAGTATATGTACCATCCGTAAATGTTACATCATAGTTTTCATTACTTGCATCACCAGTAATCTTATATTCACCTACATCATTTCCCGATTCACGTTCTAAAGTGATTCCTAAATCCGCCAA encodes:
- the lepB gene encoding signal peptidase I: MKEATQSKKSILLEYLKVIVLTLVITYGVLYFIQISRVQMTSMVPTFKEGNIVLVDKVLYKNSSPQRNDIVIVDYKDANQKEKHIIKRVIAIGGDHVEIKDNIVYLNGKKLDENYVNGVMANNEDMSINIPEGKVFVMGDNRNNSLDSRRLGYFDFKEDVVGKVFFTVPFS
- a CDS encoding SigB/SigF/SigG family RNA polymerase sigma factor; amino-acid sequence: MAKSNTIELIEQAHRGDDRAKELVVSQNLGLVWSIVHRFKNNYYDKEDLFQIGCIGLMKAVNNFDTNYGVQFSTYAVPIIMGEIKRYFRDDGTIKVSRSLKELNLKINKARELLTNQTGQDPTVEQIAAYLDVDVQDVVEAIDSSYYPTSLSEPIYEKDGSSISMEERIENKHNKMWFEKIALEMEIDKLDEKEKLILYMRYQLDFNQERVAQRLNISQVQVSRLEKKIIAKLRSHLNEQ
- the spoIIAB gene encoding anti-sigma F factor, encoding MNQMELSFNARIENEPFARTSVASFITSLNPTIDELVEIKTIISEGVSNAIIHGYQNNPECKVIIKVTIEDNRQIKIIIQDYGKGIEDIDEAKIPMYTSLKELEHAGMGLTIIEALCDNLEIHSTPDLGTKLTIKKQLKDSNLG
- a CDS encoding STAS domain-containing protein (This anti-anti-sigma factor, or anti-sigma factor antagonist, belongs to a family that includes characterized members SpoIIAA, RsbV, RsfA, and RsfB.) — its product is MENKIEYKILDDKVIVYFYGELSCSNVVKYRSLLNSILDKGNGPVYFDFLHTNFIDSSGIGLVLGRYNQLKLDDRQLYLANLSKTSYKVFELSGMFDLMEYVEEVKG
- a CDS encoding D-alanyl-D-alanine carboxypeptidase family protein, with protein sequence MKKLLITLLVVCLLPISRVQALDNDVTPNAKSAILIEANSRQILYDKNAEEKLYPASTTKIMTMILMFEALRNKKISFDDEITTSKYAASMGGSQVYLEVGESLSLKDMFKSIAIASANDASVAVAEHIAGSINKFVEMMNDKAKKLGLKNTHFKNATGLHDPDHYTCAHDLAIMAAYLIEIGGEDLFAVTSLYDSYIREDTKQSFWLVNTNKLLKLYNGVDGLKTGYTKEAGYCLVTTAQRDGQRIIGVLMKETAPKTRNEEMCSLLDYGFNNYKQVTIFKKDTLIEQHLVDKMDNLTIDVKCKKDIVYTKAKSADAKVSTKVNYKENFLPVKQGDVIGTLDVIVDGKTIATYDVYSDTNASKSTYLSKTIKTLKYLF